In the genome of Candidatus Acidiferrales bacterium, the window CGCGAAGCGCCACGCGCTCAGGCGAAAATCCAGCGCCAAAAAATCAGCGGCGAAAAACCCTGCTCACTCTTCGCGAAGGCCGAATACTTCACACCCACTCCCTCATTCGCTTTCGCTCGGTCTCTCCGCCATTGTCGAACGCGAAGTCCCCTTCGAGTGGACCATCGCCGCATACGACGCACGCCTGCCAACGATCTTCTCGACTCCCGCAATGATCGGCTTGATGGAAATCGCCGCGGCGCTAGCCATCCGCCCGCATTTGCCCGAAGGATTCATCAGCGTCGGAACGCGCATCGAGGTGGATCACCTGAAGGCTGTGCCGCAGGGAACACTGATTCAAGCCCGCGCGCGACTCTCTGGAAACGAAGAGCGATTCCTGATGTTTGAAGTGGAGGCGCTTGCAGGTGAACT includes:
- a CDS encoding hotdog domain-containing protein, with amino-acid sequence MKRKPAKRHALRRKSSAKKSAAKNPAHSSRRPNTSHPLPHSLSLGLSAIVEREVPFEWTIAAYDARLPTIFSTPAMIGLMEIAAALAIRPHLPEGFISVGTRIEVDHLKAVPQGTLIQARARLSGNEERFLMFEVEALAGELLVGRGKVYRAIIDLARFQK